A DNA window from Xyrauchen texanus isolate HMW12.3.18 chromosome 6, RBS_HiC_50CHRs, whole genome shotgun sequence contains the following coding sequences:
- the LOC127644984 gene encoding beta-1,3-galactosyltransferase 2-like produces the protein MRWKRRRCCAHTAFLLILLLCVGGLVVLGQWKRPRVNPVTMTDRGVHILKPDSNSSSMKQSKWKYPGVPPIPPMFDVKLSSALDESSQQGLEISLGSNISLSGEIRAKRTLVVEPFKYILNEPEACMQSAPFLVLLIAVEPKQVDARNAIRQTWGNESVAGGLGFVRLFLLGVKDDKGIGSKIQRTIEAESRQHHDIIQQDFQDTYQNLTLKTLMGMYWVATYCPSARYVMKTDSDMFVNTEYLIHKLLKPKEQPRQKYFTGYLMRGYAPNRNKRSKWYMSQELYPSERYPIFCSGTGYVFSGDMAHRIYGASLSIRRLHLEDVYVGICLAKLRIEPVPPPNEFLFNHWRVSYSSCKYSHLITSHQFHPNELLKYWQHLQSNKHNACINMPLKVKDKTSRKLL, from the coding sequence ATGAGGTGGAAGCGCAGACGCTGCTGCGCGCACACTGCTTTCCTCCTCATTTTGCTCTTGTGTGTGGGAGGGCTTGTGGTACTGGGACAATGGAAGCGTCCTAGGGTGAACCCGGTGACGATGACAGATAGAGGGGTCCACATCTTGAAACCTGACTCAAACTCTAGCTCAATGAAACAGAGCAAGTGGAAATACCCTGGAGTGCCCCCTATACCACCAATGTTTGATGTCAAACTCAGCTCGGCTTTGGATGAAAGTTCACAGCAGGGGCTGGAAATCTCCTTGGGTTCAAACATCAGTTTAAGTGGAGAGATAAGAGCAAAGAGGACACTTGTGGTCGAGCCTTTCAAGTATATCCTTAATGAGCCAGAAGCATGCATGCAAAGCGCTCCCTTCTTGGTGCTTCTCATTGCAGTTGAGCCAAAGCAAGTGGACGCAAGGAATGCCATCAGGCAGACATGGGGCAACGAGAGTGTGGCCGGAGGCTTGGGATTTGTCCGCCTTTTCCTCCTGGGTGTTAAGGATGACAAGGGAATAGGCAGCAAAATCCAGCGCACAATAGAGGCTGAAAGTCGTCAGCATCATGACATCATCCAGCAAGATTTCCAGGATACATATCAAAACCTTACCCTCAAGACTCTGATGGGGATGTACTGGGTTGCAACATATTGCCCCAGTGCCAGGTACGTCATGAAGACAGATAGTGACATGTTTGTCAATACCGAATACCTTATACATAAACTCTTGAAGCCCAAGGAACAACCAAGACAGAAATACTTCACAGGGTATCTCATGAGAGGATATGCCCCAAACCGAAACAAACGCAGCAAATGGTACATGTCCCAAGAACTGTACCCCAGTGAGCGATACCCTATCTTCTGTTCTGGGACTGGGTATGTGTTCTCAGGTGACATGGCACACAGGATCTATGGAGCATCTCTGAGCATTCGCAGGCTGCATTTAGAAGATGTTTACGTGGGCATCTGCCTAGCCAAACTGAGGATAGAACCAGTCCCACCGCCAAATGAATTTCTGTTCAACCACTGGCGAGTGTCCTATTCCAGCTGCAAGTACAGCCACCTGATCACCTCCCACCAGTTTCACCCTAATGAGCTGCTGAAGTACTGGCAGCATCTACAGAGCAACAAGCACAATGCCTGCATCAACATGCCATTGAAGGTTAAGGACAAAACGAGCAGAAAACTGCTCTAG